In Necator americanus strain Aroian chromosome IV, whole genome shotgun sequence, the following proteins share a genomic window:
- a CDS encoding hypothetical protein (NECATOR_CHRIV.G13410.T1): protein MQQDIVVGIAATVVSAITYGSTWVPVRWFDTGDGLYFQWLMCIGQTLFGTVVLGLSSWPPVFPLAMLSGVFFAVGNALTIYIMDGIGMAVGSLLWNTITCVVGWAVTRFGLLWNPQQLPRDNILNFFGVVVVCAGGCFFATIKHHPMPVRPAPWQRKTDKSLSFKDNTKVVSTSKRITATLLTLFVGSLYGNMLTPINYLVAHSSETGNPANVSSYFFSFCIGALLTSTIIFMIYSAVKLNRPLINPEITLPSLTSGLIYSVATYCFFLANQHLDQTIAYPILSKAPGIVVSLWAVFLFNEIKGCRDLTTLVAGICTTMSGIALISASKIHF from the exons ATGCAGCAAGATATTGTTGTCGGAATTGCGGCCACTGTGGTATCGGCGATCACTTACGGCTCAACTTGGGTCCCAGTACGATGGTTTGACACAGGCGATG GTCTCTACTTTCAATGGCTTATGTGTATTGGTCAAACGTTATTTGGTACAGTCGTACTGGGACTCTCATCTTGGCCGCCTGTGTTCCCACTGGCAATGTTGTCAGGAGTATTTTTTGCCGTTG GGAATGCACTAACAATCTATATTATGGACGGAATTGGTATGGCTGTCGGATCATTACTATGGAATACGATAACATGCGTGGTAGGATGGGCTGTAACACGATTCGGTCTTCTCTGGAATCCTCAACAACTTCCTCGTgataatattttgaatttttttggagTTGTTGTCGTTTGTGCTGG AGGATGCTTTTTCGCCACGATAAAGCATCATCCAATGCCTGTTCGACCTGCACCATGGCAAAGAAAG acgGACAAAAGTTTGTCATTTAAAGACAACACAAAAGTAGTCTCCACTTCGAAGAGAATAAC AGCAACACTACTCACATTATTCGTTGGTTCATTATACGGTAATATGCTTACACCTATAAATTATTTGGTTGCGCACAGTTCGGAAACGGGGAACCCAGCTAACGTCTCATCgtatttcttctcgttttgtATCGGTGCTTTGCTAACATCGACCATAATTTTTATGATCTACTCAGCTGTAAA ATTGAACCGCCCACTAATCAATCCTGAAATAACTCTGCCTTCTCTCACTTCTGGCCTCATCTATTCCGTTGCCACCTATTGCTTCTTCCTTGCAAATCAACACCTGGATCAG ACGATTGCTTACCCGATCCTATCAAAGGCGCCTGGAATTGTTGTATCGCTTTGGGCAGTTTTCCTcttcaatgaaataaaa gGCTGCAGAGATTTGACTACTTTGGTTGCAGGAATATGTACGACAATGAGCGGGATTGCTTTGATATCAGCTTCGAAAATTCACTTCTAA
- a CDS encoding hypothetical protein (NECATOR_CHRIV.G13409.T1): MAEQNNTLGLIAAFLATVLYGSCYVPVRWFEAGDGLYFQWMMCVGQLISGVFVLAFVDWPPIFPLAMIGGAFFAIGNALTITIMDGIGMAVGSLLWNTVTCIVGWAVSRFGLFGSLKKVPYDNVMNIIGVVVVCVGGCFFATLKHHPMKVRPAPWQIKPALPRSHSERVKKVEELKVSNTTRLIAILCTVFVGFLYGNMLTPVSYLITKNGSEGNQMHYTTYFFSFCIGAILTSTIIFMIYSAYRRNRPFINPELTLPSLISGLMYGAATCCFFMASEHLDPIVAYPILAKAPGIVCAIWAILLFKEIKCYSSVTLKESLIAMEDSGMEKSGPAQAVSNDCSLAAVFK; encoded by the exons ATGGCGGAACAAAACAACACCCTAGGCCTTATTGCAGCCTTTCTAGCCACTGTGCTTTACGGATCATGCTATGTTCCTGTAAGATGGTTCGAAGCGGGTGATG GATTATATTTTCAATGGATGATGTGCGTTGGTCAACTTATCAGTGGAGTTTTTGTGCTTGCATTTGTCGATTGGCCACCAATCTTCCCTTTGGCGATGATCGGAGGAGCTTTTTTCGCCATAG GAAATGCGTTAACAATAACCATAATGGATGGAATTGGTATGGCCGTGGGATCGTTACTGTGGAATACAGTAACATGTATAGTTGGTTGGGCAGTATCCCGATTCGGATTATTCGGGAGCCTTAAAAAAGTCCCCTATGATAACGTGATGAATATAATTGGAGTGGTAGTGGTTTGTGTTGG AGGATGTTTTTTCGCTACATTAAAACACCATCCAATGAAGGTTCGACCAGCTCCATGGCAGATAAAG CCAGCGCTCCCGAGGAGTCACTCAGAAAGAGTCAAGAAAGTAGAGGAATTAAAGGTTTCGAACACAACTCGACTTAT TGCCATATTATGTACCGTATTCGTTGGATTCCTATACGGAAATATGCTAACTCCTGTTAGTTATTTGATTACGAAAAATGGAAGCGAAGGGAATCAGATGCACTATACTAcgtatttcttttcgttttgtaTTGGAGCAATACTTACATCTACGATTATTTTTATGATCTACTCAGCTTACAG GCGAAATCGTCCATTCATAAATCCAGAGTTAACCCTCCCGTCGTTGATCTCTGGTCTAATGTATGGAGCCGCAACGTGCTGTTTCTTTATGGCCAGTGAGCATCTGGACCCA ATAGTCGCTTATCCAATCCTAGCCAAAGCACCCGGTATTGTCTGCGCTATTTGGGCTATCCTACTTTTTAAGGAAATCAAA TGTTATTCAAGTGTTACGTTAAAAGAGTCATTAATTGCCATGGAAGATTCCGGAATGGAAAAATCCGGACCAGCTCAGGCGGTATCGAACGACTGTAGCTTGGCAGCTGTGTTCAAGTGA
- a CDS encoding hypothetical protein (NECATOR_CHRIV.G13409.T2), producing the protein MAEQNNTLGLIAAFLATVLYGSCYVPVRWFEAGDGLYFQWMMCVGQLISGVFVLAFVDWPPIFPLAMIGGAFFAIGNALTITIMDGIGMAVGSLLWNTVTCIVGWAVSRFGLFGSLKKVPYDNVMNIIGVVVVCVGGCFFATLKHHPMKVRPAPWQIKPALPRSHSERVKKVEELKVSNTTRLIAILCTVFVGFLYGNMLTPVSYLITKNGSEGNQMHYTTYFFSFCIGAILTSTIIFMIYSAYSVTLKESLIAMEDSGMEKSGPAQAVSNDCSLAAVFK; encoded by the exons ATGGCGGAACAAAACAACACCCTAGGCCTTATTGCAGCCTTTCTAGCCACTGTGCTTTACGGATCATGCTATGTTCCTGTAAGATGGTTCGAAGCGGGTGATG GATTATATTTTCAATGGATGATGTGCGTTGGTCAACTTATCAGTGGAGTTTTTGTGCTTGCATTTGTCGATTGGCCACCAATCTTCCCTTTGGCGATGATCGGAGGAGCTTTTTTCGCCATAG GAAATGCGTTAACAATAACCATAATGGATGGAATTGGTATGGCCGTGGGATCGTTACTGTGGAATACAGTAACATGTATAGTTGGTTGGGCAGTATCCCGATTCGGATTATTCGGGAGCCTTAAAAAAGTCCCCTATGATAACGTGATGAATATAATTGGAGTGGTAGTGGTTTGTGTTGG AGGATGTTTTTTCGCTACATTAAAACACCATCCAATGAAGGTTCGACCAGCTCCATGGCAGATAAAG CCAGCGCTCCCGAGGAGTCACTCAGAAAGAGTCAAGAAAGTAGAGGAATTAAAGGTTTCGAACACAACTCGACTTAT TGCCATATTATGTACCGTATTCGTTGGATTCCTATACGGAAATATGCTAACTCCTGTTAGTTATTTGATTACGAAAAATGGAAGCGAAGGGAATCAGATGCACTATACTAcgtatttcttttcgttttgtaTTGGAGCAATACTTACATCTACGATTATTTTTATGATCTACTCAGCTTACAG TGTTACGTTAAAAGAGTCATTAATTGCCATGGAAGATTCCGGAATGGAAAAATCCGGACCAGCTCAGGCGGTATCGAACGACTGTAGCTTGGCAGCTGTGTTCAAGTGA
- a CDS encoding hypothetical protein (NECATOR_CHRIV.G13410.T2): MQQDIVVGIAATVVSAITYGSTWVPVRWFDTGDGLYFQWLMCIGQTLFGTVVLGLSSWPPVFPLAMLSGVFFAVGNALTIYIMDGIGMAVGSLLWNTITCVVGWAVTRFGLLWNPQQLPRDNILNFFGVVVVCAGATLLTLFVGSLYGNMLTPINYLVAHSSETGNPANVSSYFFSFCIGALLTSTIIFMIYSAVKLNRPLINPEITLPSLTSGLIYSVATYCFFLANQHLDQTIAYPILSKAPGIVVSLWAVFLFNEIKGCRDLTTLVAGICTTMSGIALISASKIHF; the protein is encoded by the exons ATGCAGCAAGATATTGTTGTCGGAATTGCGGCCACTGTGGTATCGGCGATCACTTACGGCTCAACTTGGGTCCCAGTACGATGGTTTGACACAGGCGATG GTCTCTACTTTCAATGGCTTATGTGTATTGGTCAAACGTTATTTGGTACAGTCGTACTGGGACTCTCATCTTGGCCGCCTGTGTTCCCACTGGCAATGTTGTCAGGAGTATTTTTTGCCGTTG GGAATGCACTAACAATCTATATTATGGACGGAATTGGTATGGCTGTCGGATCATTACTATGGAATACGATAACATGCGTGGTAGGATGGGCTGTAACACGATTCGGTCTTCTCTGGAATCCTCAACAACTTCCTCGTgataatattttgaatttttttggagTTGTTGTCGTTTGTGCTGG AGCAACACTACTCACATTATTCGTTGGTTCATTATACGGTAATATGCTTACACCTATAAATTATTTGGTTGCGCACAGTTCGGAAACGGGGAACCCAGCTAACGTCTCATCgtatttcttctcgttttgtATCGGTGCTTTGCTAACATCGACCATAATTTTTATGATCTACTCAGCTGTAAA ATTGAACCGCCCACTAATCAATCCTGAAATAACTCTGCCTTCTCTCACTTCTGGCCTCATCTATTCCGTTGCCACCTATTGCTTCTTCCTTGCAAATCAACACCTGGATCAG ACGATTGCTTACCCGATCCTATCAAAGGCGCCTGGAATTGTTGTATCGCTTTGGGCAGTTTTCCTcttcaatgaaataaaa gGCTGCAGAGATTTGACTACTTTGGTTGCAGGAATATGTACGACAATGAGCGGGATTGCTTTGATATCAGCTTCGAAAATTCACTTCTAA